Proteins encoded by one window of Halobacteriovorax sp. GB3:
- a CDS encoding ATP-binding protein — MKIRTKIYTITFLAVFYLLFSFYQFSKFSLQHSKNIDSIIVNQNRTLKAKEVIWLDEVLTQSTRNYIFTKDLSWKKRYDHYGELLDELIKDIKKSDDLFIKETFKKQDEANLKLVDLELKAHDLVLKGRSEEALKLLNSLEYLKWKEIYNQTILSFLNYSTESLNAINKDSQKQSDEVFSSIITITIVLTILFFFFSMKISSSIIKNLTILKEGVKYLSKGRFDHKFQIQSGDEFEDISSLFNFMSDKVSRLIRDVEKSNRAKDDFLSNMSHELRTPINAINGLIENLKDSAKGQENQLILRDLETSCSSIKNLVNRVLDYSKLLKGEFELKDSRFELYSSMNSLLRSYEGFFKEKNIEYTLSIKVDKKSSFTGDWQRIQQIIESLLDNARKFTHEGFVAVDVYVKKLNDQQQNLIVSISDTGIGMSEDSLKNLDRTFFQVDSGMSREGSGTGIGLTLSREFLKLMNGTMNVESEFGKGSVFKLEIPLHKSDRHEKKLVYEHLSILLVEDNLINQKVAKHLFDKFAVDIEVANNGQEAIKFLKKKSFDYVFMDLQMPVMDGLSATREIIEKEIWLRKRPKIFALTANILQSDRENCEKVGMDGFFEKPLSYDQVVKLFESH, encoded by the coding sequence ATGAAAATCCGTACTAAGATTTATACAATTACTTTCCTTGCTGTTTTCTATCTTCTTTTTTCATTTTATCAATTTTCCAAGTTCTCACTGCAGCATTCAAAAAATATTGATTCCATCATTGTAAATCAGAATCGAACATTAAAGGCCAAAGAGGTCATTTGGTTAGATGAAGTTCTCACTCAATCAACAAGAAATTACATTTTTACAAAAGACCTCTCATGGAAAAAACGCTACGACCACTACGGTGAGCTTCTTGATGAACTTATTAAAGACATTAAAAAGTCGGATGATCTCTTTATTAAGGAAACATTTAAGAAGCAAGATGAAGCTAATTTAAAATTAGTTGATTTGGAATTAAAGGCGCACGATCTTGTGTTAAAAGGAAGATCAGAAGAAGCTTTAAAACTTCTAAACTCATTAGAGTATTTAAAGTGGAAGGAAATATATAATCAAACAATTCTCTCTTTTTTAAATTATTCAACTGAATCTCTCAATGCAATTAATAAAGATAGTCAAAAACAAAGTGATGAAGTCTTTTCTTCTATTATTACAATTACAATTGTTCTAACTATTCTATTTTTCTTTTTTTCAATGAAGATTTCTAGTTCTATCATTAAAAATCTTACAATCTTAAAAGAAGGAGTAAAGTATTTAAGCAAAGGAAGATTCGATCATAAATTTCAGATCCAAAGCGGTGATGAATTTGAGGATATTTCTAGTCTTTTCAATTTTATGTCAGACAAAGTTTCGCGCTTAATTCGAGATGTCGAGAAATCGAATCGAGCAAAGGATGATTTTCTTTCTAATATGTCTCATGAACTTAGAACTCCTATTAATGCGATAAATGGACTTATTGAGAACTTAAAAGATTCAGCTAAGGGGCAAGAAAATCAACTGATTTTAAGAGATCTTGAAACATCATGTTCTTCTATTAAAAATCTCGTCAATAGAGTTCTAGATTACTCGAAACTTTTAAAAGGTGAATTTGAACTAAAAGATTCTCGATTTGAATTATATAGCTCCATGAATAGTTTACTACGATCGTATGAAGGTTTTTTTAAAGAAAAAAATATAGAATATACATTATCAATAAAAGTAGATAAAAAATCTTCTTTTACTGGAGACTGGCAAAGAATACAGCAGATCATAGAAAGTTTACTCGATAATGCCAGGAAGTTTACTCATGAAGGTTTTGTCGCTGTCGATGTTTATGTTAAGAAACTTAATGATCAGCAACAAAACCTTATTGTTTCTATTTCTGACACAGGCATTGGAATGAGTGAGGATAGTCTTAAAAATCTTGATCGCACCTTTTTTCAAGTTGATTCTGGCATGAGTAGAGAGGGCTCTGGAACGGGAATTGGTCTAACTCTTTCTCGAGAGTTTTTAAAACTTATGAACGGAACAATGAATGTTGAAAGTGAATTTGGTAAGGGAAGTGTATTCAAATTGGAGATTCCACTTCATAAGTCTGATCGTCATGAAAAGAAATTAGTGTATGAACATCTTTCAATTCTTCTTGTCGAAGACAATTTAATTAATCAAAAAGTTGCGAAGCATTTGTTTGATAAATTCGCTGTTGATATTGAAGTTGCTAATAATGGTCAAGAGGCGATCAAGTTTCTCAAAAAGAAGTCATTTGATTATGTTTTTATGGACCTTCAAATGCCTGTCATGGACGGATTGAGTGCAACGAGGGAAATCATCGAAAAAGAAATATGGCTACGAAAAAGACCTAAGATTTTTGCTTTGACGGCCAATATATTGCAGTCAGATAGAGAGAATTGCGAAAAAGTGGGAATGGATGGCTTTTTTGAAAAGCCTCTCTCTTATGATCAGGTTGTGAAATTGTTTGAAAGTCACTAA
- a CDS encoding YaiI/YqxD family protein, which yields MKIWIDADACPKVVKEVLFKTAIRLKIPLCLVANSYMQIPHHELISFVKVDSGADVADMYIADHLDEVDLVITADIPLAGEVVKKRALAINPRGELYDEETICERLSMRDFMQELRDNGLVTGGPDAFGPKDKEKFTNSLNRILTKKGFR from the coding sequence GTGAAAATATGGATTGATGCTGATGCTTGCCCTAAAGTAGTTAAGGAAGTTCTTTTTAAAACGGCAATACGTTTAAAAATTCCTCTTTGCTTAGTGGCCAACTCTTATATGCAAATTCCTCATCATGAACTTATCTCTTTTGTAAAAGTGGATAGTGGAGCAGATGTCGCTGATATGTATATTGCAGATCATTTAGATGAAGTTGATCTCGTTATCACGGCCGACATTCCTCTTGCCGGTGAAGTCGTCAAAAAAAGGGCCCTTGCGATCAATCCAAGAGGTGAACTCTATGATGAAGAAACAATCTGTGAGCGCCTTTCAATGAGAGATTTCATGCAAGAACTACGAGATAACGGCCTCGTTACTGGTGGACCGGATGCCTTTGGTCCTAAAGACAAAGAGAAATTTACTAATTCTCTCAATCGCATTCTAACGAAAAAAGGGTTTCGCTAA
- a CDS encoding response regulator has protein sequence MEDMQREVRPIFMVDDNLNEFYIAERCYKMSGLHHPFRHITSGVDLIQFLQDADPSHLPHVVLMDINMPGINGIEATRKIRSIAEFEKSIYIIILTNSDNPRDYFDAKEAGANEVMTKPDSIEEYRDFFTRLKTIN, from the coding sequence ATGGAAGATATGCAACGAGAAGTCAGACCTATATTTATGGTGGATGATAATCTTAACGAATTTTATATAGCGGAGCGATGCTATAAAATGTCTGGTTTGCATCATCCATTTAGACATATCACTTCGGGTGTTGATTTAATTCAATTTCTTCAAGACGCTGATCCATCACATTTACCACACGTTGTTTTGATGGATATTAATATGCCAGGTATCAACGGTATTGAAGCAACGAGGAAGATTCGCTCTATTGCTGAGTTTGAAAAGTCTATTTACATCATTATTTTGACAAATTCAGATAATCCTAGGGATTATTTTGATGCTAAAGAAGCTGGCGCCAATGAAGTAATGACAAAGCCTGATAGTATTGAGGAATATAGGGATTTCTTCACTCGATTGAAAACAATAAATTAA
- the dbpA gene encoding ATP-dependent RNA helicase DbpA, whose protein sequence is MSDSFSRLNIDDRLLTNLEDLGFKRMTPIQKEALPIVVEGRDVIAQAKTGSGKTVAFGLGILNIIDVKQTRAQSLILCPTRELAEQVAKELRMLARKIPNIKILTITGGKSEYQQERSLSHGAHIVVGTPGRMIKLLKRKILNLEHVKSYVLDEADRMLDMGFIDDISRISTYVPKERQTLLFSATFPEDIEKLCERLQRDALRVSVDVNHEGSIIKEVFVELSSHKDKMQTLLNVLAHYQAKRFIVFCKTKRISDSVADDLYKKGIIVSSIHGDLEQNERTSVLTMFSNKSLLGIVATDVAARGIDIKDLDLVVNFDLPNDPEVYVHRIGRTGRAGSEGNAVSFLVEQEKENFQKILDYQKSAHQLETSEFFEDGEYKIEPEMATFYIRGGKKDKLRPGDIVGAIVGEAGIDFKEIGDISITNIMSYVAVSANQIDHVVSCLNKGKIKNRKFKIGKL, encoded by the coding sequence ATGAGTGACAGTTTTAGTCGTTTGAATATTGATGATCGTCTCTTAACGAATTTAGAAGACTTAGGGTTTAAGAGAATGACACCTATTCAAAAAGAAGCACTTCCTATTGTTGTTGAAGGAAGAGATGTTATTGCTCAAGCTAAAACGGGATCTGGTAAAACCGTTGCATTTGGACTTGGGATTCTTAATATCATCGATGTTAAGCAAACCCGAGCACAGTCTCTTATTCTTTGTCCTACAAGAGAGCTCGCAGAGCAGGTAGCGAAAGAACTTAGAATGCTCGCTAGAAAAATACCAAATATCAAAATTTTGACTATTACAGGTGGAAAATCAGAATATCAACAAGAACGCTCGCTTTCTCACGGCGCTCATATTGTTGTTGGAACTCCTGGAAGAATGATTAAACTTTTAAAAAGAAAGATCCTCAATCTTGAGCATGTTAAAAGTTATGTATTAGATGAAGCCGATAGAATGCTTGATATGGGATTTATCGATGATATCTCTCGTATTTCAACATATGTTCCTAAAGAGAGACAAACACTTCTTTTTTCGGCAACGTTTCCTGAAGATATTGAAAAACTTTGTGAGAGACTGCAAAGAGATGCTCTAAGAGTGAGTGTTGATGTCAATCACGAGGGCTCAATTATTAAAGAGGTGTTTGTTGAGCTTTCATCACACAAAGATAAAATGCAAACACTCTTAAATGTCTTGGCCCATTATCAAGCCAAGCGATTTATAGTCTTTTGTAAAACAAAGAGGATTTCAGATAGTGTCGCTGATGATCTCTATAAGAAGGGAATTATTGTTTCTTCTATTCATGGCGATCTTGAGCAAAATGAAAGAACCTCTGTCCTAACGATGTTTTCGAATAAAAGCCTTCTCGGTATTGTTGCAACAGACGTCGCTGCGAGAGGAATTGATATTAAGGATCTTGATTTAGTCGTTAACTTTGATCTGCCAAATGATCCAGAAGTTTATGTCCATCGAATTGGTCGTACAGGGAGAGCTGGTAGTGAGGGGAATGCAGTAAGTTTTCTCGTTGAGCAAGAAAAAGAAAATTTTCAAAAGATACTCGATTATCAAAAGAGCGCACATCAATTGGAAACGAGTGAGTTTTTTGAAGACGGTGAATATAAAATCGAGCCCGAAATGGCGACATTCTATATTCGTGGCGGAAAGAAAGATAAACTTAGACCTGGAGATATTGTGGGGGCCATTGTTGGTGAAGCAGGAATCGATTTCAAAGAAATTGGTGATATCTCAATTACAAATATTATGAGCTACGTAGCTGTTAGTGCTAATCAAATTGATCATGTTGTGAGTTGTCTTAATAAAGGTAAAATAAAAAATCGCAAATTTAAGATAGGAAAACTATAG
- a CDS encoding transporter substrate-binding domain-containing protein: MSGPLKRSSLFIAFLFNFLLNVSSHAFKCTMAMGYPPFQYLKEGVPSGIDPDIVKLFNQYNPDKKIEIYPMEWSDAIGEVYFGNLYDCVIGIEKTKERLEKFHFTNAIYYRFSTLFVLSDSETELSELVSKRVAADEGSYVDHLLRKKSRLVRFNSKRESFLSLKQGHVKAAIAPLRVGKYLAKELNLKVSILLSDKEGVPVSIATRKREIRDQIAQGLKKIPKHKLESSSKKMTKN; the protein is encoded by the coding sequence ATGAGTGGTCCTTTAAAAAGATCTTCCCTATTTATCGCATTTTTATTCAATTTTTTACTAAATGTCAGTTCGCACGCCTTTAAGTGCACCATGGCCATGGGATATCCTCCTTTTCAATATCTAAAAGAAGGTGTTCCAAGTGGTATCGATCCCGATATTGTAAAACTCTTTAATCAATATAATCCTGATAAAAAGATAGAAATTTACCCAATGGAATGGAGTGATGCCATCGGAGAGGTCTATTTTGGTAACCTCTATGACTGTGTTATTGGGATAGAGAAGACAAAGGAAAGACTTGAGAAGTTTCATTTTACTAATGCTATTTATTATCGCTTTTCTACGCTCTTTGTTTTAAGTGACAGTGAGACCGAGTTGAGTGAATTAGTCTCGAAACGGGTCGCTGCAGATGAGGGCTCATATGTTGATCATCTTCTAAGAAAGAAGAGTCGACTCGTGCGATTTAATTCAAAAAGAGAGTCCTTTCTCTCACTCAAACAAGGTCATGTTAAAGCAGCGATAGCACCTTTAAGAGTGGGGAAGTATTTAGCAAAAGAGCTCAATTTGAAAGTCTCTATTTTGCTCTCTGATAAAGAGGGGGTGCCAGTCTCTATTGCAACTCGAAAACGAGAAATTCGGGACCAAATTGCACAGGGACTTAAGAAAATACCTAAACATAAATTAGAGAGCTCTTCAAAAAAGATGACAAAGAACTGA
- a CDS encoding AraC family transcriptional regulator yields the protein MSKYIEKIKMAQKLIIENLDKGLTWPDIAKQCAISGYHFHRIFSSQTGETPRDFLVRKRLEKAISRLAYSREEIILADLALECGYSSQANFSKAFKKYFGITPGEVLNEKTPKNSKIGNIKSKYGKEFHLESLYPNEELKDDLHIKEVKMKATIKDFPTRKVAYMSSKNGYVSESIMQTWQSLMQTASTMGKDLETMEKYGIGHDNPQVTPLEKCRYDACIEVNENEVIPNHLESTVFPNGKYACFHYKGSKEKLLQFYLEIYKSWFSESGNEPGDFPLIERYLVVDKDNPEADIELETQFLLK from the coding sequence ATGAGCAAATATATCGAAAAAATTAAAATGGCACAGAAACTTATCATTGAAAATCTAGATAAAGGCCTTACTTGGCCTGATATCGCTAAACAATGTGCTATTAGTGGCTACCATTTCCACCGCATTTTTTCCTCTCAAACAGGTGAGACCCCAAGGGACTTTCTAGTGAGAAAGCGCTTAGAAAAGGCCATATCGAGGCTTGCCTACTCAAGAGAAGAGATCATCTTGGCTGATCTCGCTCTAGAATGTGGCTATTCATCACAAGCAAATTTCTCAAAGGCCTTCAAAAAATACTTTGGAATCACTCCAGGTGAAGTACTCAATGAAAAAACGCCAAAAAACAGCAAAATTGGAAATATCAAAAGCAAGTATGGAAAAGAATTTCATTTAGAATCCCTCTATCCTAATGAAGAATTAAAAGATGATCTTCATATAAAGGAGGTAAAGATGAAGGCTACAATTAAAGATTTCCCAACAAGAAAGGTCGCTTATATGTCGAGTAAGAATGGCTATGTAAGTGAGTCGATTATGCAGACATGGCAAAGCCTTATGCAAACAGCAAGTACAATGGGAAAAGATCTAGAGACAATGGAGAAATACGGAATTGGACATGATAATCCCCAAGTTACTCCTCTAGAAAAATGTCGTTACGATGCCTGTATTGAAGTGAATGAGAACGAAGTCATTCCAAATCACCTTGAAAGTACAGTTTTTCCAAATGGAAAATATGCTTGTTTTCATTACAAGGGTTCGAAAGAAAAACTACTCCAATTCTATCTCGAAATTTATAAGAGCTGGTTTAGTGAAAGTGGAAATGAGCCAGGCGATTTCCCTTTAATAGAAAGATACCTCGTTGTTGATAAAGACAACCCTGAAGCTGACATTGAATTAGAAACTCAGTTTCTCTTGAAATAA
- a CDS encoding alpha/beta fold hydrolase → MRILILLLLVSCSAIQHQNTETYDKELTGYQYPFKVDFFNFQSQNQDLKMAYMDLNSTSDKAIVLLHGKNFAGFYWERIASDLVEKGYRVIIPDQIGFGKSSKPNSYQFSFYNLALNTKKLLEKLKIEKSIIVGHSMGGMLATHFTYLYPQAVKKLVMINPIGLEPYLKYVEFKDPSFFYRNELKKTPEKAKAYQRKNYYDGKWKSEYDKLLYPYNKQMQSEDWPKVAWSNALTYGPIFSEDITTKFKDIKNEVILVIGTRDKTGPGRNWKKDGVTRKLGEYHKLGKKAHKSFENSKLYELKGLGHMPQFEDYERFSRVFFKDL, encoded by the coding sequence ATGAGAATACTAATTCTATTGCTACTTGTTTCATGTAGTGCAATTCAACATCAAAACACAGAGACTTACGACAAAGAGTTAACGGGTTATCAATATCCTTTCAAGGTAGATTTTTTTAACTTTCAATCTCAAAATCAAGACTTGAAGATGGCCTATATGGATTTAAATTCTACATCTGATAAAGCGATTGTTCTTCTTCATGGAAAAAACTTTGCAGGTTTTTATTGGGAGAGAATTGCAAGTGATCTTGTTGAGAAAGGTTATCGTGTAATCATTCCCGATCAAATTGGATTTGGAAAAAGTTCAAAACCAAATTCCTATCAATTTAGTTTTTATAATTTAGCACTTAATACAAAAAAACTTTTAGAGAAATTAAAGATTGAAAAATCAATTATTGTTGGTCACTCAATGGGGGGGATGTTAGCAACTCATTTCACTTATCTCTATCCTCAAGCAGTAAAGAAACTTGTGATGATCAACCCAATTGGACTGGAACCTTATTTAAAGTATGTTGAGTTTAAAGACCCTAGCTTCTTTTATAGAAATGAGTTGAAGAAAACTCCAGAGAAGGCAAAGGCCTATCAAAGAAAGAACTACTACGATGGAAAATGGAAGAGTGAATACGATAAGCTTCTCTATCCTTATAACAAACAGATGCAAAGTGAGGATTGGCCAAAAGTGGCATGGAGTAATGCTCTAACTTACGGTCCTATTTTTTCAGAAGATATAACGACAAAGTTTAAAGATATTAAAAATGAAGTGATCCTTGTCATTGGAACTAGAGATAAGACGGGACCAGGTCGCAACTGGAAAAAAGATGGAGTCACTAGAAAGCTTGGAGAGTATCATAAACTTGGTAAAAAGGCCCATAAGTCATTTGAAAATTCAAAGCTCTATGAATTGAAAGGGCTAGGTCACATGCCTCAATTTGAAGATTATGAACGTTTTAGTCGTGTATTTTTCAAAGATCTTTAA
- the katG gene encoding catalase/peroxidase HPI gives MFKPKTGKHSAGGGTNNSDWWPNRLKLNILRQHAQKTNPMDKNFNYKEEFLKLDLGEVKKEIEKVMTTSQDWWPADYGHYGPLFIRMAWHSAGTYRTGDGRGGGGTGSQRFAPLNSWPDNVNLDKARLLLWPVKQKYGNKLSWADLMILAGNCALESMGFKTVGFAGGREDIWEPEQDIYWGLEAEWLADKRYSGERDLENPLAAVQMGLIYVNPEGPNGNPDPLKAAIDIRETFARMAMNDEETVALIAGGHTFGKCHGAGDPANVGPEPEGSSLEEQSLGWKNKMGSGKGVDTISSGLEGAWTKNPIKWDNNYFENLFEYEWEQYKSPAGAIQWRPKNGEASDSVPDAHDPKKRHAPMMATTDLALRFDPAYEKISRRFYENPKELAEAFAKAWFKLTHRDMGPKARYLGSEVPSENFIWQDPIPAGTTDKLSESDLNEIKDLIKQSGLSVSDLVSTAWASASTFRGSDMRGGANGARIQLEPQRSWEVNRPNDLSSILKKYEEIRSKSSKSISMADLIVLAGGVGIEMAAEKAGQKVSVPFVAGRGDATQEQTDIDSINFLEPIADGFRNYEKSKFSVSAEELLIDKAQLLNLSIPELTVLLGGLRVLNINHGKSEHGVFTDQKEVLTNDFFRNLLDMNIEWNVDSAKDGTYAGVERFSGKPKWSATRVDLAFGSNSELRAVCEVYACDDSKEKFTNDFINAWVKVMNLDRFDL, from the coding sequence ATGTTTAAACCGAAAACGGGTAAGCATTCTGCTGGTGGCGGAACAAATAATTCTGACTGGTGGCCTAATCGATTGAAGCTCAATATTTTGAGACAGCACGCTCAAAAAACAAATCCAATGGATAAAAACTTTAACTATAAAGAAGAGTTTTTAAAATTAGATCTCGGTGAAGTAAAAAAAGAAATCGAAAAAGTTATGACAACATCTCAGGACTGGTGGCCAGCAGACTACGGTCACTATGGACCTCTTTTTATTAGAATGGCATGGCATAGTGCTGGTACTTATCGCACAGGCGATGGACGTGGAGGTGGAGGAACGGGTTCTCAACGTTTTGCTCCTCTTAATAGCTGGCCTGACAATGTGAATCTCGATAAAGCGAGACTTCTTCTTTGGCCTGTGAAGCAAAAGTATGGGAATAAACTTTCTTGGGCCGACTTAATGATTCTTGCTGGAAACTGTGCTCTCGAATCTATGGGCTTTAAAACTGTTGGCTTTGCTGGTGGTCGTGAAGATATTTGGGAGCCTGAGCAAGATATTTATTGGGGATTAGAAGCTGAGTGGTTGGCCGACAAGAGATATAGTGGTGAAAGAGATCTTGAAAATCCTCTTGCCGCAGTTCAGATGGGTCTAATTTATGTTAACCCAGAGGGACCTAATGGAAACCCTGACCCACTTAAGGCAGCAATTGATATAAGAGAGACATTTGCAAGAATGGCGATGAATGACGAAGAAACAGTTGCACTCATTGCTGGAGGACATACATTTGGTAAATGTCACGGAGCAGGTGATCCTGCAAACGTTGGACCTGAGCCAGAGGGGTCTTCACTAGAAGAGCAATCACTTGGATGGAAAAATAAAATGGGCTCTGGAAAAGGAGTTGATACAATTTCAAGTGGACTTGAAGGTGCGTGGACAAAAAATCCTATTAAGTGGGATAATAACTACTTTGAAAATCTCTTTGAATATGAATGGGAACAGTACAAAAGCCCTGCGGGTGCTATTCAGTGGCGTCCAAAAAATGGAGAAGCTTCAGATAGTGTTCCTGATGCCCATGATCCGAAGAAAAGACATGCTCCAATGATGGCAACGACTGACTTAGCACTAAGATTCGATCCTGCTTATGAAAAGATCTCAAGAAGATTTTATGAAAACCCTAAAGAGTTAGCAGAAGCCTTTGCAAAAGCATGGTTCAAATTAACTCATAGAGATATGGGACCTAAAGCAAGATACCTTGGAAGTGAAGTGCCAAGTGAAAATTTCATATGGCAAGATCCTATTCCTGCAGGGACAACGGATAAACTCTCTGAGAGTGATCTCAATGAAATTAAAGATCTCATTAAGCAATCAGGTCTTAGCGTATCTGATTTAGTTTCTACAGCTTGGGCATCCGCTTCAACGTTTAGAGGGTCTGATATGAGAGGAGGAGCTAATGGAGCACGAATTCAATTAGAGCCACAGAGAAGTTGGGAAGTGAATAGACCAAATGATTTATCTTCGATTTTAAAGAAGTATGAAGAGATTCGTTCAAAGAGTTCGAAATCAATTTCGATGGCCGACTTAATTGTCCTTGCAGGTGGTGTCGGAATTGAGATGGCAGCAGAAAAAGCAGGACAAAAAGTAAGTGTTCCTTTTGTTGCTGGAAGAGGAGATGCTACTCAAGAGCAAACGGATATTGATTCAATTAACTTCTTAGAGCCAATTGCTGATGGTTTTAGAAATTATGAAAAATCAAAATTCTCCGTCTCTGCAGAAGAACTTCTCATTGATAAAGCGCAACTTTTAAATCTCTCTATTCCTGAATTAACAGTTCTTCTTGGAGGACTTCGCGTTCTAAATATCAATCATGGAAAAAGTGAACATGGTGTTTTTACTGATCAAAAAGAAGTATTAACGAATGACTTTTTTAGAAATCTTCTCGATATGAATATTGAGTGGAATGTTGATTCTGCTAAGGATGGAACATACGCCGGTGTCGAACGTTTTAGTGGAAAGCCGAAATGGAGTGCGACAAGAGTTGATCTTGCTTTTGGATCAAACTCTGAGTTAAGAGCTGTTTGTGAAGTTTATGCCTGCGATGATAGCAAAGAAAAGTTTACGAATGACTTTATCAATGCATGGGTAAAAGTAATGAATCTCGATCGTTTCGATCTTTAA
- a CDS encoding methionine--tRNA ligase — translation MSPKQDIPTILSRVKRPKKAVVTAGMPYANGPVHIGHLAGAHVPADIYSRWMRLLIGNDNVLFVCGTDDHGSNSEVAAKKQGKTTDQFIDEVHTKQHNTMKRYNIGLDVYTGTSRKENYEAHKDLCQDFLRKMHANGMLDRKSSKQWYDPEMEMFLPDRFVNGKCPNENCTNTKAYSDECDACGSQYDPSELIDPVSTVSSATPELRDTEHWYLNMWKVTDQLIEWLNTKQRTWRKSIIQEVLGTVFPSVTFTNKSEPDYKEIKETLPKHKSRYAPGKKVLVQFENLKDLEEGRKLLEQKGIECELDDGWAHRSITRDVKWGIPVPTDIQEGMEGKSLYVWPESLIAPISFTKVALKQKGLDTETYKDYWCDPEANVYQFLGTDNVFFYVLMQGSMWFGVQKDPMRQALPGEFQQTDVFSNFHLQINGEKMSKSVGNFYTGDQLIDEMGFSSDQVRYFLASLSLSEKASNFDFEVFKSKNHFLAGPLNAAFEKPISACHSKFDGVVPKGKLIGKTEKETLKIVQQYTKFMERAEYPKALGALENYARIINGLFNQHKPHDDRFDLEERTDALYSSFYILRNILIMLSPFAPETMEKLRKSLNLPESVYSLDELQNEFPADHKIGEQTEYFPPQQEE, via the coding sequence CAATCCTTTCTCGCGTAAAGAGACCAAAAAAAGCTGTTGTTACAGCGGGGATGCCCTACGCCAATGGACCAGTTCACATTGGTCACCTAGCAGGAGCACACGTGCCAGCAGATATCTATTCTCGCTGGATGAGACTTCTCATAGGTAATGACAATGTTCTCTTTGTATGTGGAACAGATGACCATGGCTCAAACAGTGAAGTTGCTGCAAAGAAACAGGGAAAGACAACGGATCAATTTATTGATGAAGTTCATACTAAGCAGCACAATACAATGAAGCGCTACAATATTGGACTTGATGTCTATACAGGAACTTCACGAAAAGAAAATTACGAAGCTCATAAAGACCTTTGCCAAGACTTTCTAAGAAAGATGCATGCCAATGGAATGCTCGATAGAAAATCAAGTAAACAATGGTACGACCCAGAAATGGAAATGTTTCTACCAGACAGGTTTGTGAACGGAAAATGCCCAAATGAAAACTGTACTAACACAAAGGCCTATAGCGACGAATGTGATGCTTGTGGTTCTCAATACGATCCAAGTGAGCTCATCGATCCAGTAAGCACAGTTAGTAGTGCGACTCCAGAATTAAGAGACACTGAGCACTGGTACCTCAATATGTGGAAAGTCACTGACCAACTTATTGAATGGCTTAATACAAAACAGAGGACTTGGAGAAAGTCGATTATTCAAGAAGTTCTTGGAACGGTTTTCCCAAGTGTAACTTTCACAAATAAATCAGAGCCTGATTACAAAGAAATTAAAGAAACTCTTCCTAAGCATAAAAGTCGTTATGCTCCAGGAAAAAAAGTACTTGTTCAATTTGAGAACCTTAAAGATCTTGAAGAAGGAAGAAAGCTTCTTGAGCAGAAAGGAATTGAATGTGAGCTCGACGATGGCTGGGCACACAGATCAATTACAAGAGATGTAAAATGGGGAATTCCAGTTCCAACAGATATTCAAGAAGGTATGGAAGGAAAATCACTTTACGTGTGGCCAGAGTCTCTTATCGCCCCTATTTCATTTACTAAAGTAGCCCTAAAACAAAAGGGTCTCGATACTGAAACTTATAAAGACTACTGGTGTGATCCTGAGGCAAATGTTTATCAATTCCTTGGAACTGATAACGTTTTCTTCTACGTCCTTATGCAGGGATCAATGTGGTTTGGAGTTCAAAAAGATCCTATGAGACAGGCTCTACCTGGCGAGTTTCAACAAACGGATGTCTTCAGTAACTTTCACCTACAAATCAATGGTGAGAAAATGAGTAAGTCAGTTGGGAACTTTTACACTGGTGATCAGCTAATTGATGAAATGGGATTCTCTTCTGATCAAGTTCGCTACTTTCTCGCCTCACTCAGTCTTTCTGAAAAGGCCTCAAACTTTGATTTTGAAGTATTTAAGAGTAAGAACCACTTTCTTGCCGGACCTTTAAACGCGGCCTTTGAAAAACCAATTTCAGCCTGTCATTCAAAGTTTGATGGCGTTGTCCCTAAAGGGAAATTGATTGGTAAGACAGAAAAGGAAACGTTAAAAATTGTTCAGCAATACACGAAGTTCATGGAAAGAGCAGAATATCCAAAAGCTCTTGGTGCACTTGAAAATTACGCTCGTATCATTAACGGACTTTTTAATCAGCATAAGCCTCACGATGATCGCTTTGATTTAGAAGAGAGAACTGATGCGCTCTATTCAAGTTTCTATATTTTGAGAAATATTCTCATCATGCTCTCTCCTTTTGCCCCAGAGACAATGGAGAAACTGAGAAAGTCATTAAATCTTCCAGAGAGTGTCTATTCACTTGATGAACTACAAAATGAATTTCCGGCCGACCATAAAATTGGAGAGCAAACGGAATACTTTCCACCACAACAAGAAGAATAA